One Bradyrhizobium zhanjiangense DNA segment encodes these proteins:
- the groES gene encoding co-chaperone GroES, translating to MKFRPLHDRVVVKRIDAEEKTAGGIIIPDTAKEKPSQGEVIAVGPGGRDESGKLIPIDVQVGDRVLFGKWSGTEVKIDGQELLIMKESDIMGVLTDVSSKKKAA from the coding sequence ATGAAATTCCGTCCGCTTCACGACCGCGTCGTGGTCAAGCGCATCGACGCAGAAGAGAAGACCGCTGGCGGCATCATCATTCCGGATACGGCCAAGGAAAAGCCCTCCCAGGGCGAAGTGATCGCCGTTGGCCCTGGTGGCCGCGACGAGTCCGGCAAGCTGATCCCGATCGACGTCCAGGTCGGCGACCGCGTGCTGTTCGGCAAGTGGTCGGGCACCGAGGTCAAGATAGACGGCCAGGAGCTGTTGATCATGAAGGAGAGCGACATCATGGGCGTTCTCACCGACGTGTCTTCCAAGAAGAAGGCCGCTTAA
- a CDS encoding DNA -binding domain-containing protein: protein MPPLLNPVVVDLAPSGSDLTVYDEEHMITYWRLIDANAEGADWREVSRIVLGIDPEREPKRARQAFETHLERALWMANSGYRQLLRGRPSKAP from the coding sequence ATGCCGCCGCTGCTCAATCCAGTTGTCGTCGATCTGGCGCCCTCCGGGTCCGACCTTACCGTGTACGATGAAGAGCACATGATCACGTATTGGCGCCTGATCGACGCGAATGCCGAAGGCGCGGACTGGCGCGAAGTATCGCGGATCGTCCTTGGTATCGACCCAGAACGCGAGCCCAAGCGGGCCCGGCAGGCGTTTGAAACCCATCTTGAGCGCGCGCTGTGGATGGCCAACAGCGGATACCGTCAACTGCTGCGAGGCAGGCCTTCGAAGGCTCCGTAA
- a CDS encoding DEAD/DEAH box helicase family protein: MADIEANPKVREPQQGAHRAVRNHFETSDERVILQIPVGCGKTGVIATLPFGVAKGRTLVITPNLTIRTGVAEALDISNLEADWRASRFFGGAVSRHFWAT, encoded by the coding sequence ATGGCGGACATCGAGGCGAACCCGAAGGTCCGTGAGCCTCAGCAGGGCGCTCATCGCGCAGTTCGGAACCATTTCGAGACATCAGACGAGCGGGTCATCCTGCAGATCCCCGTCGGATGTGGCAAGACCGGCGTCATCGCGACGCTGCCATTCGGCGTGGCCAAGGGCCGGACGCTCGTCATCACGCCGAACTTGACTATTCGCACCGGCGTTGCCGAAGCTCTCGACATCAGCAATCTGGAGGCGGACTGGCGCGCTTCACGATTTTTCGGCGGGGCCGTTTCGCGCCATTTTTGGGCGACCTGA
- a CDS encoding zinc ribbon domain-containing protein, whose translation MTALYSSRKLCPSCGKPVTAVPDDVGERRQRYVCLACQDDPLRDPAARKWADSPLRPPAK comes from the coding sequence ATGACTGCGCTCTACTCGAGCCGGAAGCTGTGCCCGTCGTGCGGCAAGCCCGTGACGGCCGTGCCCGACGATGTTGGCGAACGGCGGCAGCGCTACGTCTGTCTCGCCTGTCAGGACGATCCGCTGCGCGATCCCGCCGCCCGCAAGTGGGCGGACAGCCCCCTGCGGCCTCCGGCCAAGTAG
- a CDS encoding HNH endonuclease encodes MSSGERLNVHNGLLLSALWDAAFDRGLVTFDDEGKPEFSSSLSEQACAELRWNSPIWLTDEHRRRLAHYRERSRGLS; translated from the coding sequence TTGTCATCGGGCGAACGGCTCAATGTACATAACGGGTTGCTGCTGTCGGCGCTTTGGGACGCCGCATTCGATCGTGGACTCGTTACCTTCGACGACGAGGGAAAGCCCGAGTTCTCGTCCAGTCTCAGCGAGCAAGCGTGCGCCGAGCTCCGTTGGAATTCGCCGATTTGGCTAACGGACGAGCATCGCCGACGGCTTGCCCATTACCGCGAGCGCTCGCGCGGACTCAGTTAG
- the groL gene encoding chaperonin GroEL (60 kDa chaperone family; promotes refolding of misfolded polypeptides especially under stressful conditions; forms two stacked rings of heptamers to form a barrel-shaped 14mer; ends can be capped by GroES; misfolded proteins enter the barrel where they are refolded when GroES binds), whose protein sequence is MSAKEVKFGVDARDRMLRGVDILANAVKVTLGPKGRNVVLDKSFGAPRITKDGVTVAKEIELDDKFENMGAQMVREVASKSADAAGDGTTTATVLAAAIVREGAKAVAAGMNPMDLKRGIDLAVEAVVADLQKNSKKVTSNDEIAQVGTISANGDQEIGKFLSDAMKKVGNEGVITVEEAKSLETELDVVEGMQFDRGYISPYFVTNAEKMRVEMDDAYILINEKKLSSLNELLPLLEAVVQSGKPLVIVAEDVEGEALATLVVNRLRGGLKVAAVKAPGFGDRRKAMLQDIAILTGGQAISEDLGIKLENVTLNMLGRAKKVMIDKENTTIVNGAGKKADIEARVAQIKAQIEETTSDYDREKLQERLAKLAGGVAVIRVGGATEVEVKERKDRVDDAMHATRAAVEEGILPGGGVALLRATEALKGLRTKNDDQKTGVEIVRKALSWPARQIAINAGEDGSVVVGKILEKDQYSYGFDSQTGEYGNLVTKGIIDPTKVVRTAVQNASSVAALLITTEAMVAELPKKAAPAPAMPPGGGMGGMDF, encoded by the coding sequence ATGTCAGCCAAAGAAGTCAAGTTCGGCGTCGACGCCCGCGATCGCATGCTGCGCGGTGTCGACATTCTCGCCAATGCCGTGAAGGTCACGCTCGGTCCGAAGGGCCGCAACGTTGTCCTCGACAAGTCGTTCGGCGCTCCCCGCATCACCAAGGACGGCGTCACCGTCGCCAAGGAGATCGAGCTCGACGACAAGTTCGAGAACATGGGCGCCCAGATGGTGCGCGAAGTCGCCTCCAAGTCCGCAGATGCTGCCGGCGACGGCACTACCACCGCGACCGTGCTCGCCGCCGCGATCGTCCGTGAAGGCGCCAAGGCGGTTGCCGCCGGCATGAACCCGATGGACCTCAAGCGTGGTATCGACCTCGCGGTCGAAGCCGTGGTTGCGGACCTCCAGAAGAACTCCAAGAAGGTCACCTCGAACGACGAGATCGCCCAGGTCGGCACCATCTCGGCCAACGGCGACCAGGAGATCGGCAAGTTCCTCTCCGACGCCATGAAGAAGGTCGGCAACGAGGGTGTCATCACCGTCGAGGAGGCCAAGTCGCTCGAGACCGAGCTCGACGTCGTCGAGGGCATGCAGTTCGACCGCGGCTACATCTCGCCCTACTTCGTCACCAACGCTGAGAAGATGCGCGTTGAGATGGACGACGCCTACATCCTCATCAACGAGAAGAAGCTCTCCTCGCTGAACGAGCTGCTCCCGCTGCTCGAGGCCGTGGTGCAGAGTGGCAAGCCGCTGGTCATCGTCGCCGAGGACGTCGAGGGCGAGGCGCTCGCCACCCTCGTCGTGAACCGCCTGCGCGGCGGCCTGAAGGTCGCGGCCGTCAAGGCGCCGGGCTTCGGCGATCGCCGCAAGGCCATGCTGCAGGACATCGCGATCCTGACCGGCGGCCAGGCGATCTCGGAAGACCTCGGCATCAAGCTCGAGAACGTCACGCTCAACATGCTCGGTCGCGCCAAGAAGGTGATGATCGACAAGGAGAACACCACGATCGTCAACGGCGCCGGCAAGAAGGCCGACATCGAGGCGCGCGTGGCCCAGATCAAGGCGCAGATCGAGGAGACCACCTCGGACTACGACCGTGAGAAGCTCCAGGAGCGGCTGGCCAAGCTCGCCGGCGGCGTCGCGGTGATCCGCGTCGGCGGCGCGACCGAGGTCGAGGTGAAGGAGCGCAAGGATCGCGTTGATGACGCGATGCATGCGACCCGCGCGGCTGTCGAGGAAGGCATTCTGCCGGGCGGCGGGGTCGCCCTGCTCCGCGCTACCGAGGCGCTCAAGGGCCTGCGCACTAAGAACGACGACCAGAAGACCGGTGTCGAGATCGTGCGCAAGGCGCTGTCCTGGCCGGCTCGCCAGATCGCGATCAACGCCGGTGAAGACGGCTCGGTCGTGGTCGGCAAGATCCTCGAGAAGGATCAGTACTCCTACGGCTTCGACTCCCAGACCGGCGAGTACGGCAACCTCGTCACCAAGGGCATCATCGACCCGACGAAGGTCGTGCGCACCGCAGTCCAGAACGCCTCCTCCGTGGCGGCGCTGCTGATCACCACCGAGGCCATGGTCGCCGAGTTGCCGAAGAAGGCTGCTCCCGCGCCCGCCATGCCTCCCGGCGGCGGCATGGGCGGCATGGACTTCTGA